A portion of the Podospora pseudoanserina strain CBS 124.78 chromosome 2, whole genome shotgun sequence genome contains these proteins:
- a CDS encoding hypothetical protein (EggNog:ENOG503P6FR): MATLTESLSSRAVGEVPPSTTMSISQEPSDGRFSSTSADESPGLTTFSLFSLLPAELRLKIWRISFFPRTVVLHTRRTHYADDNHRDQPKWQSRSFNPVALSVSMEARQAALRHYNVALPLYAPTVRHHLLDPEINSERPGDLLPSRSLYLNLEHDTVALLGDLHYTRLTNLLDWLRKTGASPLRNQKGRARGLRRLSMSMAPWAHPVGAATLKAFSRTIFADLDEFILFLYAERVPPAEWKGGKCVLQQASVDTDYYRRFLLSRGKQFVDGDGWMKVGKKPMKVAEIQFVDGW; this comes from the exons ATGGCTACCTTGACAGAGAGCCTCTCCTCAAGGGCAGTAGGAGAGGTTCCACCCTCAACCACGATGAGCATCAGCCAAGAGCCAAGTGATGGGCGGTTTTCTTCAACGTCTGCCGATGAGAGCCCGGGCCTCACAACGTTTTCCCTATTCTCACTTCTCCCCGCGGAGCTCCGTCTCAAGATATG GCGTATCTCATTCTTTCCTCGTACAGTCGTCCTTCACACCCGCCGCACCCACTATGCTGATGACAACCACCGAGACCAACCCAAGTGGCAATCACGCTCCTTCAACCCTGTCGCTCTTTCGGTCTCTATGGAAGCCCGCCAGGCAGCTCTCAGGCACTATAATGTTGCGCTTCCCCTTTACGCTCCTACCGTCCGACACCACCTCCTAGACCCAGAGATCAATTCGGAACGGCCTGGCgacctccttccttcccgcTCGCTGTATCTCAACCTAGAGCATGACACAGTCGCCTTGCTCGGTGATCTCCATTACACCCGGTTGACGAACCTGTTGGATTGGCTCCGAAAGACGGGTGCATCCCCTCTGAGGAACCAAAAGGGTAGGGCGAGGGGGCTGAGAAGGTTGTCAATGAGCATGGCTCCCTGGGCTCACCCAGTGGGGGCAGCCACTCTCAAAGCGTTTTCGCGGACCATTTTTGCCGACCTGGACGAGTTTATTTTGTTTCTATATGCGGAGCGCGTGCCGCCGGCCGAGTGGAAGGGCGGTAAATGCGTGCTGCAGCAAGCGAGTGTCGACACTGATTACTATCGCCGCTTCCTCCTGAGCAGAGGCAAGCagtttgttgatggggaCGGGTGGATGAAGGTTGGCAAGAAGCCCATGAAGGTGGCCGAGATTCAGTttgtggatgggtggtga
- a CDS encoding hypothetical protein (COG:S; EggNog:ENOG503P32U), whose amino-acid sequence MTNAEPPPPPASGPENHPDEAPLLKTFTRLSKQVYVQEPVSFPPPGAHETDPTTVIIYGWGDAAPKHLSKYVTGYTTLFPYVRLVLIFSPILKTLYQTLDSRSKTMIPVIEALYGPISSLGSSAVPSKAESKERILLQVMSNTGGMNLAATMYAFTRAQPTEPAQVFPYDLMVLDSTPGSTAFLPNIAPWSRAMAIGASRVLPFLPFIVIQAMAALFLATLHGVGQIMGATSAAVFSVAAVNDPSLSDITSKRLYLYSKEDDIIHWEDIERHAADAKSKGWDVSAETFEGTPHVGHMKAHPDKYWTAISAAWKDAVKKRDHQ is encoded by the coding sequence ATGACCAACGCCgaaccgccaccgcctcccgCCTCAGGGCCCGAAAATCATCCCGATGAAGCACCGTTGCTGAAAACCTTCACCCGCCTCAGCAAGCAAGTCTACGTTCAAGAGCCcgtttcttttcctcccccagGCGCTCACGAAACCGATCCAACAACCGTGATCATATATGGCTGGGGGGATGCCGCGCCGAAACATCTGTCCAAATATGTTACTGGCTACACGACGCTATTTCCCTATGTCCGCCTGgtcctcatcttctctcCGATCCTCAAGACGCTGTACCAGACCCTCGACTCTCGTTCAAAAACCATGATACCCGTGATCGAGGCCCTCTACGGGCCCATTTCCTCCCTTGGCTCCTCTGCCGTGCCCTCCAAAGCCGAGTCCAAAGAACGAATCCTCCTGCAAGTCATGTCCAACACTGGAGGGATGAACCTGGCCGCCACCATGTACGCTTTTACTAGAGCCCAGCCCACTGAACCAGCTCAGGTGTTCCCCTATGACCTCATGGTCCTTGATTCAACACCAGGGAGCACCGCCTTCCTTCCCAACATTGCTCCTTGGTCACGAGCCATGGCAATAGGAGCTTCGAGAGTCTTGCCTTTTCTCCCCTTTATCGTCATCCAGGCGATGGCGGCGCTGTTCCTCGCAACGCTGCATGGCGTTGGTCAGATCATGGGAGCTACTTCTGCAGCAGTGTTCTCTGTAGCCGCCGTAAACGATCCATCATTGTCCGACATCACCTCGAAACGGCTATACCTCTACAGCAAAGAAGACGACATCATTCATTGGGAGGATATTGAAAGGCACGCGGCAGATGCAAAAAGCAAGGGATGGGACGTGTCGGCCGAGACCTTTGAGGGCACCCCCCATGTTGGCCACATGAAAGCCCACCCGGACAAGTACTGGACTGCCATCAGCGCAGCATGGAAAGATGCAGTCAAGAAACGAGACCATCAGTGA
- a CDS encoding hypothetical protein (EggNog:ENOG503NVSN; COG:S; BUSCO:EOG09262D4G) produces MSSSTTSSTFRRAFKSVTPTPTSTDTLRDRLAAVLPHGFKFAVYHLSTPPTKTEPLCSAPPDERPDKTFGESHFLAISIDRDHDAPASLKRASPGADEAKATEPRAQVLVFAVEIFIFTTAYSTTLFVGKADSTGYLHLLKLPKGTSSPTRQVTAIFLAYLIEHRRRKNTQTIVNLFARAQSQYLFPGSVQNDGKHILDDRGLVKWWCRVLNPLMEGLRGEAWGTPKGYLLVPGLEETDTRAFVPRTATSADNWVIGHPLEKISHYVDEFDWVPPRCLIPRYPDDPKSRFRDELDEEVSKRKQGIWKWASVKNLDQFWEMMSFRQECSSGRLTGFIWLVFNPTKKDTAAQAKTTTSTSSFDAPFSSHNPPSTPPRRRVDILAQTPRSNRGSPLKQDLDGSPPRPDRRKKKDKLKRKKKKLTGPIISRPPKVKRQLRNYLLDRPTSTKYYYWPPEGRGAKVVSESEYKRDIELLLHLDFSTLDKAVGSSRRWISQAGVGADEWGASVLGKAKTQGNLFGSVSSGNQGAVVTNLTGLVRRKRPSQETGQSTAGSNESGPISINVLDAGLIRKKPKDKA; encoded by the coding sequence ATGTCTTCGTCCACCACATCCTCGACCTTCAGACGTGCCTTCAAGAGTGTGACTCCGACTCCAACCAGCACCGACACCCTTCGCGATCGACTCGCTGCCGTGTTGCCTCACGGCTTCAAGTTTGCCGTTTACCACCTCTCGACGCCCCCGACCAAGACCGAACCTCTCTGCTCGGCCCCACCAGACGAACGGCCAGACAAGACATTTGGCGAAAGCCACTTCCTGGCCATCTCAATAGATCGCGACCACGATGCGCCTGCCTCCTTAAAGCGCGCTTCGCCCGGTGCCGACGAGGCCAAAGCCACCGAGCCCAGAGCCCAGGTGTTGGTCTTTGCTGTCGAGATCTTCATCTTCACGACAGCCTACTCGACCACGCTGTTCGTGGGCAAGGCGGACTCGACTGGCTACCTGCATCTTCTCAAGCTCCCCAAGGGCACCTCATCGCCCACCCGCCAAGTGACAGCCATATTCCTCGCCTACCTGATCGAACATCGTCGACGCAAGAACACACAGACCATCGTGAACCTCTTTGCCCGCGCCCAGTCGCAGTATCTGTTTCCAGGTAGCGTGCAAAATGACGGCAAGCATATTCTCGACGACCGGGGCCTGGTCAAATGGTGGTGCAGAGTGCTCAACCCGCTGATGGAGGGCTTGAGAGGGGAGGCGTGGGGAACCCCGAAAGGGTACCTCCTCGTCCCGGGTCTGGAGGAGACTGACACGAGGGCCTTTGTTCCACGGACAGCTACGAGCGCAGACAACTGGGTTATCGGTCATCCCTTGGAAAAGATATCCCATTACGTCGACGAGTTCGACTGGGTGCCGCCGCGCTGCCTGATCCCGCGCTACCCCGACGACCCCAAATCCCGATTTCGCGACgagctggacgaggaggtcTCCAAACGCAAGCAGGGAATATGGAAGTGGGCGAGCGTCAAAAATCTTGACCAGTTCTGGGAAATGATGTCGTTTCGCCAGGAGTGCTCAAGCGGACGGCTCACTGGTTTTATTTGGCTAGTTTTTAACCCCACCAAGAAGGATACTGCCGCCCAAGCAAAGACTACCACGTCCACTTCGTCATTTGACGCGCCATTCTCGTCTCACAACCCACCCTCCACACCTCCCCGTCGGCGTGTGGATATCCTCGCTCAGACTCCCCGCTCCAATAGAGGCAGCCCGCTGAAACAAGATTTGGATGGTTCGCCCCCGCGACCGGATCGTCGCAAGAAAAAGGACAagttgaagagaaagaagaagaagctgacgGGCCCCATCATATCGCGACCGCCCAAGGTGAAGCGCCAGCTCCGCAACTATCTACTCGACCGACCGACGTCGACAAAGTACTATTACTGGCCCCCAGAAGGACGGGGTGCCAAAGTGGTCAGCGAGTCGGAATACAAGAGGGATATCGAGCTTCTGTTGCACCTGGACTTTTCGACACTGGACAAGGCGGTGGGAAGTTCTCGGCGCTGGATCAGCCAGGCAGGCGTTGGCGCTGATGAGTGGGGTGCTTCGGTTCTCGGTAAGGCTAAGACACAAGGAAACCTCTTTGGGAGTGTGAGCAGTGGTAATCAGGGGGCCGTCGTGACCAACTTGACAGGACTAGTGCGCAGGAAAAGGCCATCACAAGAGACAGGGCAAAGCACGGCAGGCTCTAATGAGAGCGggcccatctccatcaaTGTTCTTGATGCGGGGTTGATACGAAAGAAGCCAAAGGACAAGGCATGA
- a CDS encoding hypothetical protein (EggNog:ENOG503P1ZT; COG:S) → MWWTKTLWWSRPWRRSGIPGSNAVPWETRWSPGSWSWSWSRRAWRAGDQAWSRGPLGIQLHWPMENVFFAPHIPCSSGASVWGCRAEPAPKFSRLATEAHCSFGRGNREDGKKLQRDCWSARRMCLEAARQTTPRPVAGHCTFDEPVPPDETPAANNTMALNPARASVSSASKALARCTRPPPSSVASSMGLSARQMSTETTPTSTPTTADSQSASGASSSERRPRWSYTPERMKGPGFSINIVKNPARKIWHVNEDPEKVDAVYNRFLGKNGDKMLPDEIKWLAVTHKSFDQGRRGFNTRLAYYGRQVLALETMRSILANPLPGDAAQEAITFSDEHGREPFQHPALANVDKLYARQPWDVVSMEKIAKLAFDVGLGEITRWKPKMPENLELSGIVSVLNTSVLAIVGAVSLQNGAEAAHRVVRDRILRRLA, encoded by the exons ATGTGGTGGACGAAGACATTGTGGTGGTCGAGGCCCTGGAGACGAAGTGGTATCCCAGGTTCCAATGCAGTGCCGTGGGAGACAAGATGGAGCCcagggagctggagctggagctggagcaggcGTGCCTGGCGTGCTGGGGATCAAGCCTGGTCGCGTGGGCCGCTTGGCATCCAACTGCATTGGCCAATGGAAAATGTTTTTTTTGCCCCGCACATCCCTTGCAGCAGTGGGGCTTCGGTGTGGGGTTGTCGGGCTGAGCCGGCGCCGAAGTTCAGCCGCTTGGCAACAGAAGCGCATTGCAGCTTTGGCCGGGGAAACCGTGAGGACGGAAAAAAATTACAGCGCGATTGTTGGAGTGCCCGGCGCATGTGCTTGGAAGCAGCAAgacaaacaacaccacgaCCTGTAGCTGGCCATTGCACCTTTGACGAACCAGTCCCGCCCGACGAAaccccagcagccaacaacaccatggcTCTCAATCCCGCGCGGGCGTCCGTCTCGTCGGCCTCCAAGGCTCTGGCAAGATGCACCCGGCCCCCACCATCGTCGGTTGCCAGCAGTATGGGCCTATCTGCCCGCCAAATGTCGACAGAGACGACaccgacatcaacaccaaccacgGCCGATAGCCAATCAGCCTCCggggcctcctcctcggaaCGTCGCCCGCGATGGTCTTATACCCCAGAACGAATGAAGGGCCCCGGCTTTTCCATCAACATTGTCAAGAACCCCGCGCGCAAGATATGGCACGTAAACGAGGACCCAGAAAAGGTCGATGCCGTTTACAACCGGTTCCTGGGCAAGAACGGCGACAAGATGTTGCCCGACGAGATCAAGTGGCTGGCTGTAACACACAAGAGTTTCGACCAAGGAAGGAGAGGCTTCAACACGAGACTGGCCTATTATG GTCGTCAAGTCCTCGCCCTAGAAACTATGCGAAGTATCCTCGCAAATCCGCTCCCTGGGGATGCGGCCCAAGAAGCAATCACCTTCTCTGACGAACATGGCCGCGAGCCGTTCCAGCACCCTGCTCTCGCGAATGTCGACAAGCTGTATGCAAGACAACCCTGGGACGTAGTAAGCATGGAAAAGATTGCCAAACTCGCCTTTGATGTTGGTCTGGGTGAAATCACCCGGTGGAAACCCAAGATG CCTGAAAACCTCGAACTCTCGGGTATTGTTTCGGTACTCAACACATCAGTCTTGGCCATCGTCGGCGCCGTTTCTCTTCAAAATGGCGCCGAAGCCGCGCATCGCGTTGTCCGCGACAGAATACTAAGGAGACTGGCTTAA
- a CDS encoding hypothetical protein (COG:S; EggNog:ENOG503P09Z), with the protein MSALIPFSQATKVERLDSHTYQTNLLDSYCIGTVPNGGYSASCLLEAARLHLASKHQKDAMTSHFQFLNRTEVGPAIIIISETKPGRQFSMLHLTLYQRGLLGQAPWITKGTSRAEITAYLTMTDLSREQGLTLPTVWSLPSKTASPDFFLLKSKRQDDNWRELDLGSSGAFGTYARVLVNCHFYFPKRGQEHPSVIDLWMRFKIPSEGFTNSSLGLVSDAFPYVVEAFRPPPGGETDKPFKATEMFWYPTIVMSLELKRSLPEEKGVEWLRLRMQSKEIRNGRLDLEVVITDEKGELIGVSNQVNLILGSERNTGGREIGKI; encoded by the exons ATGTCTGCCCTCATCCCTTTTTCCCAAGCCACCAAGGTGGAGAGACTCGACTCCCACACATACCAAACTAACCTGCTGGACTCCTATTGCATTGGGACTG TCCCCAATGGCGGGTATTCCGCTTCTTGCCTGTTGGAGGCAGCCCGTTTGCATTTGgcatcaaaacaccaaaaagatGCCATGACGTCGCATTTCCAATTTCTCAATCGAACCGAAGTTGGCCCtgctatcatcatcatctcggAAACCAAGCCAGGAAGACAGTTCTCGATGCTTCATCTGACACTCTACCAACGAGGACTACTCGGCCAAGCGCCCTGGATTACCAAGGGAACGTCCCGGGCCGAGATCACGGCCTATCTGACCATGACGGATCTCTCCAGAGAGCAAGGACTCACACTGCCCACTGTGTGGTCATTGCCGTCCAAGACTGCCTCACCAGACTTTTTCCTGTTGAAATCAAAGAGGCAGGATGACAACTGGCGGGAGCTCGACCTTGGATCTTCCGGAGCGTTTGGCACATACGCACGGGTTTTGGTCAACTGCCATTTTTACTTTCCAAAGCGGGGACAGGAGCACCCGAGTGTAATCGACCTGTGGATGCGATTCAAGATCCCGTCAGAGGGGTtcacaaactcctccctcggGCTCGTCAGTGATGCTTTCCCCTACGTCGTCGAAGCGTTTCGGCCCCCTCCAGGCGGCGAAACAGATAAGCCATTCAAAGCGACCGAGATGTTCTGGTATCCGACGATCGTGATGAGTCTGGAACTGAAACGTTCGCTGCccgaggaaaagggggttgagtGGCTCAGGTTGAGGATGCAGAGCAAAGAGATCAGAAACGGAAGACTGGACCTGGAAGTGGTGATTACGGACGAAAAGGGGGAGTTGATCGGGGTCAGCAACCAGGTCAATTTGATCCTGGGCAGCGAAAGAAACACCGGAGGCCGGGAGATTGGGAAGATCTGA
- the RMS1 gene encoding Ribosomal lysine N-methyltransferase 4 (EggNog:ENOG503NWQB; COG:S; BUSCO:EOG09261WJ8), whose product MEVDSDADSRFLEGTRHFLSWFQSLPGATFHKDIAIEDLRSRNAGRGIVAQADIAADTVLFTIPRNSILCAATSPLKDKLPEIFDLDNDDEDESGDESDGDNQNSWTLLILILIHEYLQGSSSQWKPYLDVLPSTFNTPMFWTPSQLSFLQASAVTSRIGQEEADKMIASKILPVIRSHPQIFFPSSATPLSHDQLIQLAHRMGSTIMSYAFDLEQDMEIPEQLENDDEWEEDREGKTMLGMVPMADILNADAEFNAHINHAEDALTAVSLRPIRKGEEILNFYGPLSSAELLRRYGYVTEKHARWDVVELSWSLISSALQSKLQAQPEVWEKVCALVQQDEEFEEAFVLERQSPDPSSTGLLEEPAEFTSLPDELGEQFKLCLKACKKITDSKNDMALRALNDKDWRKRLYLETILEAVTQREREYGTTLEQDDQLLSANPSDQREKMAVWVRRGEKLVLREARAWITTQLEELRNRPVEQPQDEGRAAKRRRI is encoded by the exons ATGGAGGTCGATAGCGACGCAGACTCCCGGTTTTTGGAGGGGACGCGTCATTTTCTCTCCTGGTTCCAGTCTCTGCCGGGAGCAACCTTCCATAAGGACATTGCGATTGAAGATCTGAGGAGTCGAAATGCAGGACGGGGTATTG TCGCCCAGGCCGACATTGCTGCCGACACAGttctcttcaccatcccaCGCAACAGCATTCTTTGCGcggcaacctcccccttAAAAGACAAACTCCCTGAAATATTTGACCtcgataatgatgatgaggacgagtCTGGAGATGAAAGTGATGGCGACAACCAAAACTCTTGGACGCTCCtgatcctcatcctcatccacgaATATCTGCAAGGGTCCTCCTCTCAGTGGAAGCCTTACCTCgacgtcctcccctccaccttcaacacccccatgTTCTGGACACCCTCGcagctttctttccttcaaGCTTCTGCCGTTACATCCAGGATCGGTCAGGAGGAGGCCGATAAGATGATCGCATCCAAGATCCTCCCTGTCATCcgctcccacccccaaataTTCTTCCCCTCGTCAGCCACGCCCCTCTCCCATGACCAACTCATCCAGCTGGCGCACCGCATGGGCTCCACCATTATGTCATATGCCTTTGATCTTGAGCAGGACATGGAGATCCCCGAGCAGCTGGAGAACGACGACGAATGGGAGGAGGACCGCGAAGGGAAAACCATGCTGGGGATGGTGCCCATGGCAGACATTTTGAACGCCGACGCCGAGTTCAATGCGCACATCAACCACGCCGAAGATGCCCTGACTGCCGTCTCACTCCGCCCCAtcagaaagggggaggagattcTCAACTTTTACGGCCCGCTATCGAGTGCCGAGCTGCTCCGACGGTATGGATACGTCACGGAGAAGCATGCCAGGTGGGATGTGGTCGAGTTGTCTTGGAGTCTCATTTCGTCTGCGCTGCAGTCCAAGCTCCAAGCCCAGCCAGAGGTCTGGGAAAAGGTATGCGCGTTGGTGCAGCAGgacgaggagtttgaggaggcaTTCGTTCTGGAACGTCAGAGTCCGGATCCTTCGTCCACAGGGTTGTTGGAAGAGCCGGCCGAGTTTACCTCTCTCCCGGACGAGCTCGGTGAGCAGTTCAAGCTTTGTCTAAAGGCCTGCAAAAAAATAACCGACAGCAAAAACGATATGGCCCTTCGCGCACTGAACGACAAGGACTGGAGAAAGAGGTTATACCTAGAAACCATATTGGAGGCTGTGACGCAGAGAGAAAGGGAATACGGTACCACACTAGAGCAGGATGATCAGCTCCTCAGTGCTAATCCGTCCGACCAACGAGAAAAGATGGCTGTGTGGGTGCGCCGGGGGGAGAAGCTTGTTCTAAGAGAAGCACGAGCGTGGATCACCACGCAGCTCGAGGAGCTGAGAAACAGACCCGTGGAACAGCCACAAGACGAAGGGAgggcggcgaagaggaggagaatatAA
- a CDS encoding hypothetical protein (COG:I; COG:Q; EggNog:ENOG503NW29), protein MASHLVLWALLPVGVYLLVTVWHRRFKQYAHFPQLTPSFIWGHMKTIHEFTVKNNDLPDLHIDWIFRDMVKAAGNPSVLLVDLWPARYPMAVISSHEVAEQLSKATKQYPWSAPKSPTIADLVDLVGPHSILSKQREEWKSMRKQYNPGFAPKHLMTLLPCIIDKTEIFLGRLNKLSENGQSFPLTDLIISLTFDIIGAVTMGIDFDAQIPDSSREGEFIRVYDQLVQTFHGRSNMLPWWCYPKLALKRFRLGKKVDSLLEQMIRLKHGEEQPQEKRSVLSLSLQGCDVLDEQLLAQTIDQVKTFLFAGHDTTSILLAWAFYFLHRYPKAHEALVAELDALFGPESGESFELMKHKLLSPGGDELLNNMAYTTAVIKETLRLCPPAGTARMAPPGSNFVVQTPEGQHLCLDGMVVYNCATIIQRDAGVFGDTADEFMPDRWLGDKSGIMSSSNDGDSTIEEDRRFPASSWRPFERGPRNCIGQDLATIEARVIIAFVARKYTFSKVGLGELERNEKGTFILEPTRKCRLKGKPVYNNQQVTAKPVDGMLMTVTTK, encoded by the exons atggCGAGCCATCTTGTGCTCTGGGCCTTGCTCCCCGTTGGCGTGTATCTTTTGGTGACGGTGTGGCATCGCAGGTTCAAGCAGTATGCCCACTTTCCACAGCTTACCCCGTCTTTTATTTGGGGACACATGAAGACCATTCATGAGTTTACAGTCAAAAACAATGACCTTCCTGATCTGCATATTG ACTGGATCTTCCGTGACATGGTCAAAGCTGCCGGTAACCCTTCTGTGCTTCTCGTCGACCTCTGGCCAGCCAGGTATCCCATGGCCGTCATTTCGTCTCATGAGGTTGCCGAGCAGCTGTCGAAAGCGACGAAGCAGTATCCTTGGAGCGCCCCAAAATCCCCTACCATAGCTGACCTTGTGGACCTCGTCGGGCCTCACTCCATCTTGTCCAAGCAGCGAGAGGAATGGAAGTCGATGAGAAAGCAGTACAACCCTGGATTCGCGCCGAAGCACCTCATGACCTTGCTCCCCTGTATCATTGACAAGACTGAGATCTTCCTCGGTAGACTGAACAAGCTCAGCGAAAATGGCCAATCTTTCCCCTTGACCGACCTCATTATCAGCTTGACATTTGACATCATCGGGGCGGTGACGATGGGCATCGACTTTGACGCCCAGATCCCCGACTCTTCCAGAGAGGGCGAGTTCATCAGGGTTTATGACCAACTAGTCCAGACATTTCATGGAAGAAGCAACATGCTTCCCTGGTGGTGTTATCCAAAGCTGGCCCTTAAACGATTCCGTCTTGGGAAAAAGGTCGACTCCCTTCTGGAACAGATGATTCGGCTGAAGCATGGCGAGGAGCAGCCACAGGAAAAGCGCAGTGTGCTGAGCCTGTCACTGCAGGGATGCGACGTGCTCGACGAGCAGCTGCTGGCTCAGACAATCGATCAGGTAAAGACGTTCCTGTTTGCAGGGCATGACACGACCTCGATTCTTCTCGCTTGGGCATTCTACTTTCTTCACCGGTACCCCAAAGCGCACGAGGCACTAGTTGCAGAGCTGGATGCCCTCTTCGGCCCCGAATCAGGTGAAAGCTTTGAGCTGATGAAGCACAAGCTGCTGAGTCCGGGAGGAGATGAATTGCTCAACAACATGGcctacaccaccgccgtcatcAAGGAGACGCTGCGCCTATGCCCACCAGCTGGTACGGCAAGGATGGCGCCACCAGGAAGCAACTTCGTTGTGCAAACCCCTGAAGGACAACACCTGTGTCTCGATGGCATGGTGGTTTATAACTGCGCCACCATCATACAGCGAGACGCTGGAGTGTTTGGTGATACTGCGGACGAGTTCATGCCCGACAGATGGCTAGGCGACAAGAGCGGAATTATGAGCTCGAGCAACGACGGGGACAGCACCATCGAAGAAGACAGACGGTTTCCCGCCAGCTCTTGGAGACCGTTTGAACGCGGTCCCAGAAACTGCATCGGCCAGGACCTTGCCACGATCGAAGCAAGGGTCATCATTGCGTTTGTGGCAAGAAAATACACCTTTTCCAAGGTGGGCTTGGGAGAGCTGGAAAGGAATGAAAAGGGAACTTTCATTCTTGAACCAACACGAAAATGCCGTCTCAAGGGCAAACCAGTGTACAAT AATCAACAGGTAACTGCTAAGCCGGTAGATGGGATGCTGATGACGGTGACGACGAAGTGA